Below is a genomic region from Castanea sativa cultivar Marrone di Chiusa Pesio chromosome 2, ASM4071231v1.
TCCCCTGTAATAAGCCTTTATTTTGGGTCATGTATTGCTCAAGAAatcaacttatatatatatatatatatatatatatatatatattcacacatgCACATACACATACACGCACATGTGTATTATTTTACATATCTTTTGGGTGCTTATCTTCCTTCCACAGGTACTACTATGCTGTGGTAGAATGTGATTCGAGTGCCACAGCAGATTACCTTTACAAATCTTGTGATGGAACTGAATTTGAAAGGTCTTCCAATAAGCTTGATCTGAGATTTATTCCTGACTCTATGGAATTTAAACACCCACCCAGAGACGTTGCTAATGAGGTATGATTTTTAACCTTAAAATGGTATTATGGGGTTTTGGTGCTTCATTTATTGCAAGTTTACACAACAGTCTTATGTGAGGgttttatatgtgtgtgtgtgcgtgtgcgtgtgtgtgtatatgtatatatatcaaatgtTCCATTTTAGTGAATAATCATGCCAAAATTTTCCTGGGAAAATGACTTGTAGACTAATGGAATTTATTCGTTTTTCGGATGGAAACACCCAAGGTTCAAATCCCACTCCCCTAattaaaatgtattaaaaaaaaaatcttggtcTCTCAAGTAGCAAACACACAGCACCATATTAGGAGAAGATAACCCTGATCCAAGAAGTAATGGTCTCTATCTGCTGCCTGTGTGCCAGAAGTTGTGATAACTCGTTgatgtaatttaaaaaatgaatctATCTGAGATTCTTAGAAAATGAAGTTCTCAATGCTACCCTTTGTAAAATGGAAGTTGCATTCAGAGTGAAAGTTATGCAATTTCACCTAATACATAGCACGCTGTGTGGCCATTATCCATCTCTCCTACCTGATATAAAAATTCAGCTTCACATGgatgattaaatttataaataggATAGCTTTGGGCCTTGGTTAACTAGGGTTTGAAATCCAACTCAGCACCACCTAAATCCTTACTTGAGCCAATACCTAGCCCATTCTGCATCAAACTTTGGATTAAATTAACAGATAAGGGTAGCATGGAAGGATGCAACTTTATGatattgcttttattttttgtaatggATTTACTCTACCCAtcttaattatgaaaaaaaaaaaaacagatttacTCTACCCATACTACACAGCAATGTTCACTTATATAAATGTGTGCAAATTTTGTTGTCATTACCCCACCTAATACACCTAATTCTGATGCAGTGGTTTCAAACTGCTGAaatactttcaatttttttctcagGTGCCTGCAGACTATGAAGGTTTAGATTTTCAAACTAAAGCCCTGCAGCAGAGTAGGGTTCAGCTTTCTTGGGATGAGGATGAACCGGATCGTGTAAAGACCTTGAAACGTAAATTTAATGCTGATCAGGTTGGTGTTCTTGATCTGAATCTGTAACATAGTACTTTatgcctttttatttatttatattttaatttttttttaaaatctgaTCCATATTAAATTCTTTCTACTTCAAAGCTCATATCTTTAATTGCATTCTGGCTAGGAGTCTTGTAGTTCAATTGGCTCCTCCTGGTGTCTCCAAATGAGACATCTAGGGATCAAATATCCTGTCCCCCAACTATCGAATTCAAAAATTGCATTCTGTTTCATTCCTTTGGCGCCCCTAGAGGCCCCAATTGGATTGAAAGTTCACCTGACTGAACTTGATCATTTCTTATTGAcaatattaaataaacattcagttgtcttctttttcttcttcttcttcttcctttttacCCCTTTGATGTATCGATTATTGAGCATGAATTAATCGTATTAATTCTATTTGTTGTCATAAATAAGATGGCTAATTCTTACCTTactattttataaatgttaAGATGAGTGCTTATTGTTTTTCGAAATACACGGAAGGAAATGTTTGCTAATTTAAGAGGCTTCATTTCTGCTGGGGCaccatttttcttccttttttttttttgggggggggggggggattcaTTATTTTGTGAAATGATCCAATAGTTTTTTTACTGTGGCCTATAAATTCTCTGAATCTGAAGTGAATGAGGCCATTTTCCAAATACACAGAAAGAAATGTTTGCTAATTAAGAGGGGCACCATTTTGCTGTCATCTTTTTTTGAGCGGCCGCCAGGTGGGGTGTGGATCATCATTTTGTGAATTGATCTAATAGTTTACTGTGGCCCGTACATTCCCCAAATCTGAAGTTAATGAGCCACGAGGGCCTTTTTTTGTGCCTCATGAATATGGATTTACttcaatttaattgaaatttctgGCCACATAGCAATAGGAACATATCACTatacagtttttattttaaaatttacttaTATGTGAATGCATCCACTCGTGCCAAGATTAACATgcttatgtttttttgttttctttgtttgtttgtttgtttgtttgttttgtttttttttttgtttgttttgtttttaaaatctaaatgcACATCATAATAGTACTTATCAAAACAAATCCACATATACACACATTAGAGGCTTGACAGCTTTCTGCAGCTATGGTTGTTTTGctatattttcaaaagaaaatagacaGTAAAAGCAGAGAGAACAATCAAGGAGCATAAAATACTACTCCTAGTTCAGTCAGTATTAGCTTCAAATTTGTACAAAATTGTTACTGACTCTGTTTCTTCTAGCTAGCTCAATTGGAGTTGAAGGAGTTCTTGGCTTCTGATGAGGGTGAAAGcgatgatggtgatggtgaaaGCAATGATGATGATAAGAAGGATAAAAAACGAGATATGTACCGTGCTTTAGTCCAGTCTGGTGATGGTTCAGacggagatggagatggagatggagaggaGGATGGCCAGGATATGGAGGTCACTTTCAATACTGGCTTGGAGGATATTAGCAAGCGtattttggagaagaaagaTAAGAATTCAGAAACTGTGTGGGAGGCCTATcttagaaaaagaagagagaaaaagcaGGCTAGGAAAAATAAGTCTAAGTATTCATCAGATGATGACAGCAGTGATAGTGATACTGATCAACATGCGCCTGAACAACCAGATGACTTCTTTGTTGAAGAGCCTTCAgttaaaagaagtaaaaaagagGCTGGAGGTAAAAGTGATAAAGAAAGGCTGAATCAAAATATGGATAAGGAAGCAGAAGCAAGCCAAGCAGAGCTCGAGTTATTACTTGCTGATGATAAGGGGACAGAAACTGGTCTTAAGGGATATAGTTTGAAACCTAAGAAGGCCAAGgggaaaaagggaaaagaagttCCAGATGAGGATAAATTACCATCTGTTAATTATGATGATCCACGGTTTTCAGCTCTCTTCACTTCACCTCTATATGCTCTGGATCCAACAGATCCTCACTTCAAAAGGTATTTTCTGTGCAGTACATATTTTTCTTGTGATTAttgtttccaaatttttttttgataggaagatTGTTGTTTCCATTATTATCTGAAAGAAGCAGAAAATAAGAGGAGCACTTAGGTAGTATATGGCCTAATATGTGTATGGTAACTTGTATGTACCTTGGATGTATGTGACATGCAGGATGATTAACCCATGTGACATGATATTATTGTACCTGAGTATTCTAAAGGCTTTATTTGATGATCTTGATATTCCAAATTATGAACTAATTTAAGAATCTATTTGGCATTGTTTGTTCCATTCTTCCAaaatattgcaattttttttttccccacatgCTGCTTGCTTCATAACTAAGTTGGCTTTAGTTTGGtgctaaaagtttaaaaaaaagaaaagaaaaaagaagctaaaatttGGAGTTTTGGTGTTGCAGGAGTGTAGCCTATGCTCGGCAGGTGGCACAGAGGCAGCAGAACAAGCAAGGATTGGTGGAAACGGAGCATTTGGAGTTACCTACAACATCACGCTTGCCATCTGATGAGCCaccaaagaaagagaaacatgAGTTATCATCATTAGTCAAATCAATTAAGATGAAGTCCAAGCCATTTCAATTGCCCTCTGATGGTAAGATGtcaaaaaaaagtggaaaattgCAATCTGCAGGTAAGGTAGAAAAGGAGTTACAACATGATCTCTCAACGTTAGTTCGATCGGTTAAAAATAAgtcaaaaaatctcaaaaaatgaatcccaagatgaaattaaaaaaaatccgcTTTCTGTTTCCATAACATCATGCAGAAGTAGGTTGTGGGGTTTGGAAGCTGCAATTGAGCAAGTCAGATTGGGACAAGTCGCAGAGACTGAAGGTTTTTGGTAGATTATACTTTGACATACTTTgacatacattttttatttatttggatggTGGTGTTGTGACTGGGATTTTTTGTGATCTTCTAGTGTATGACAGTTtgggatttcattgtggtcatAGGGTTTAGTTTGCATTTGGGATCTTTTGATGATATTTATAGCCACGGCCACAGGCCCATAGCAAATTTTGATATTAGTGAATATTTTGCAAGTGGAATATCAGAATAAAGAGAGAACATTACAGTAATTGTAAAAGGTTCGTACAGTTGATATGCCATATTGCCTTGTTAGTTTTTAGCTGTTTTATTGTAGGGCAGTAAGTACTATTTAGTTTTTACTCTTGTGCTAGTAGCGTATATTCAATACTAAAAgaatggttatatatatatatatatatatatatatatatatatatataaaaagttattgacaaagtttagctacaaaattggttgtaggcTTAGGCTATAATcttactcaatatatttttattagagataaattttgacaaatccactattgaatgaaatcttctttttatattttctattaatgcaaaatttatagaaaattaaagattaatagttatgtcataaataaattgtttaaatgataagtttttgtattttaaaattacgcataaaatataagcttataaatcatatagtaaataatattcgattgatataaaatttgacatgtgtattaagtgtgtaaagaatatgcaatttaatggttagattttcaaaatatatattgtttgttTGGATCCCCGTTTACCCTTctgcgtttgcgtttttttttttttttttttttaaagaccagctcttggtgcactgttcatgggacatgaacagtgcaccaaggcatataaacagtaaaaaaagagtgaacagtgtttttttacacattaaaaaattattttgctacagtattttcagttttcagcaataagttctatccaaacggactcatagtaatgtttattttattgagtaatgttgtaacttaaggctacaactaattttgtaactaaccATCGCGCATCCTTGGTGTGGTGATTCAAGTTtttaggagggagtttcacacgcatatacacttagattatgctagagttttatcttgtataaaaaaattttgtaactaaactttgtttatctatcattaaattatttcttATTCTTATATCCGCCatgctttcaaaatttttaaaaaattaaagattaatagttatgtcattaataaatataagtttataaatcatatagtaaataatatctgattgtcacaaaatttgacatgagtAATAAGATTGTAAAGAATATACAATTcaacaactaattttgtagcttatgtgttggggggggggggggggggaattggCATACGTAAACTccaattttttagtattttactaaCTATTGCTCTGCATAATGACCATCTTTTAATCAAAGAATGGCCCTGCATTTAATTACCACTACATTTGAATCTTATTTATTATATCCTATCATAATGGAAATTTCCCATtgctttggccaaaaaaaaaaaaaaaaagggaacgaATTGCATTGCcgaaaattctcaaaatttaagCTCTATACCAATGGTTTCtgcttataaataaaattaaaaaaaaaaaaaaaaaatttacaaacctTATGTTCAAACTAGTGCTACTAAGACCAACAAAAATAGGAAGCCAATAAGCTTCCAATCTGTTCTGTAATGACCAGAAATGCAATGCATATCCGTATAAAAGATTCAAAGACCAAGAAAGGCTCAGCACTTGAAAAAGAATAATCAAACAATGGcaagaaatgaaagaagaagcaTCGCAAGTGTGTAATGAAAAGGCTTCAACTTGGGTGAATAACTGGATGGTGGTGACACAGATGGATCAGAATTGGTTCCACTATTTGCTGTAGCTTCTGGATCGACAGCAGCAGGAGAGTGAGCTGGAGAGTGTGATGGGCTGATAGGTAGAGTGCTGAAATTCTCATCATCATAACCTGGTGACACCAAGTTTTTATTATAGCCACTTAATGAATTCACCAAGAGAAGAAAGTATTGTACATTGAAATTcaatctaaagaaaaagttCAAACTATACTCACAGTTAGATGCCTTCCAACCCAATACATTCTTCTCGCGATCAAAAACTATGTTATAACCAGTCATGAAGTTCTCTGgatgaaaataaagaaattcatATTGTAAGTTGCAATTTCTCAGTTCAAACATGTTTGGATGCATAATTGCTTTGATTGATATGAGGAGACAAAAAACTCAAGGTGATGATTTTCCCAAAATCTCACTAGGCAAGACTGGCTTGTTTGATGACGCAGTGATTAAATGGAGGCTGTGTATGTTGTTTCTCATGCAAATTTTAATATCTGATTTAAAAGGTAGAGTGCAGCCAACCATGACGAGCTTCCTATTATTTGAACTCCTCCTTGATAATTTCATACAGTACAAACTTTATAATCTCCAAATTAGAGATTACTGAACAGGCTTCTGGCATAATGAGTTTTGAATAACATAGGTACAATGCAATAGGTTCCCAATTAAAGATCAAATACATAGTTGCATTAAATTTGTCCTTGGAAAAGAAAACATCATTTATGCTTCATTGGTCAATACAACcatgtatttgaatttatttgggGAACCTAATGTACAACGACTACGCAAGTGTACCTAagttttgaataaaattctAGTTTGTTAAGTTATAATTGTACACACATTGACTGAAAATTGAATATCTGATCTATTCACCCCAAAAGCTGCAATTACCCCTTCCTCTTCCCCCATCCCAAGAAACCACTTCCATCAATCCAGACATTATGTAATCTTTTTCTCCAAAAGAGGCAAGTAAATATTTAAGCAAAACTGCATAGTTTTTTCTAATAGTCTCCTTACAAAGGAATGAATGCACaaagtgaaaatttgaaagcGACAAACATGAAAATGCAACTTCATCAATATGAATAGGTTTTAAAATAAGGAtagttaattataaataaatactcaCGTCCTATGATGTTTATATCTTCACTTTTGAGAAGAGCCAGACAATACACGTATCCACCCTGGAGACCACATCATCAAATTCTTTAGTTTAACTCAAGCAGGAATAGGATAGTAAAGAAGTATAGAGTTAGACCATACCTGAGGAATTTGTATCACTGCTGTTGGATCAGTGAGAGAATATTGGTCTCCACCCTTCATTGTCAGATTTATATCAGGGATTACATAACTGGTTTGATTTACACTGCATATAAAGTGGAAGTCAGTACTTCATAGTTGAAAGGAGAAAACTAATACAAAATAGGAATGGGTTTTTCTCCAGATATAGATGACCTTAAGTCATAACAGTATTCAAAAGGAATCTGGGAATCAGATGGATGCCGCCTTTCGGGGACCTGGGAGTTGAACTGCAAAATAACATAAATCATATAAACTTGTAAATTATAAAATGGAATCCCAATAGTATCAGgaaacacaatatttaaattacttACACTCTCTGAAATAAATGTATAAGCTGGATCTTTTAGGCTTGTAAATGATGTTCCTGAGTCAAAGATTGCACTGAACTCCAATGCAGAAACATTTTTTCCCACAGTTGTTTGAGTGATGCTGATGTTGTACGTTGGACTGGTAACAAGTTCCAAGGGCAAAATCAGTGTAAGTAGCATGAGATTCAGGTCAAAGATAGTTTCTTGCCAAACTAAATTACTTTGCCATCAGCTTTTGCCATATTGAGAAGTGACAACTTACTGTGTTGACCTAATATTGAATGGCGTTTTTCTTTGGTCTGAGCTGCCATTATCTCCGAACTTTATTCTCCCCATCCCATCAGGTCCAAAACACATGGAAAAAGAATTTGAAGCTAGCCCTAATCTTGCTAAGGTGCTAGGAACAGATATATTATCCATACCGAGCCCAAAAAGACCATTTGGTGCTGCACCATCCAAAAAAGTACCAGTCTGAAGTTGACCACAACTGCAACAAAATTACAAGCTTAGTACAGAAGTCacacaaataaactaaaatttgcTGAATGGGTCTGAccaacaagcccaaaaaaacaagaagcaaCTTCAATGAATAAGATAGTATGTAAGCCCATCAGTGACAGAAAATTACTTACTCCTCTCATAGTTTCTGATATCATGATACCTCATTAATAATTAATCCTACTTGAGGAGGAAAAAGCCATACCAAACTGCAGATTCATTACCAAGTGAAGTACATTTGCCAAAATATCAgcaattccaaaattttcactttaacaaacaatttttaattttcatccaGGTCTATAGAAATTGATATCACTTGAAACTTAATTATAATGGTcactagaaaatattatttctcCCAAAGTTTTTGGTAGcaaagcaataaaaaataacCTACCCAAAAGTAATCTTAGCATCAACAGCTTGTGATTGATTATCATCTCTAATTAAATGCAAAAGATCCTCCACGAAGATCCCAGTAGATGAAGTGTTATTAGAAAGATACTCGACTTTATAACCACAATTAGCACTTGCTGAAGAGCATTGACTTTGTTTGCAGAAGGTGCTGTTGCAAGGAATTACTCCACTTGTCGATGAATTATTAGGACTGTAGATGTTAAGGTTTAGAACCTGCTTGATAAAAAGGATTAAGTAAGTAATTGTAAAGGAATTCAGGACTTGAACAAAGCTTCTTTCACCACCGCTCAGCAAACAATCAAATACACAAACAGCATAAGTCCAATCTAAAATTACGTTCCTGTAAATCAGATTATAATTTCAATCAATAAATATACATTTCCTTATCTCATATTGCCCTGACAatcgtaaaatattttctgggtGTGGTAAATAAAATGATGGGCGCTAAAACAAAgagaactagaaaaaaaaatagacccAAACACACAAGAGAGAACACTAAGGGGACGTGGTTTGGCTTTTGGCCAATGTCCATGGACAGTGACAAGAAGAAATTTCACTAATAAATTTGGAGAATACAAAATAGTGTAGAGAAACTATCACAAAACCAAAACCCCAATACACCCAAATTACTTTCTCATACATATACaaagttctctctctcaaatacgAAGCTTGGGATACAcctaaaacaaagagaaattttcTCTTCTATGGAATTGCTGCACAACCTTCCCCACACAGCCCCCTTCAAAGAGGTCTCTTACTATCACATTTTGCTGCTCTACTCCTCACAGAACGAACtgcatttaatatatatactatatcaAGAGGAAACCAAAGTTGGCAATATTGAGAAACTGTATATTCCACGTGGAGAAGACAGGCATGATATTCAAAGAACTAAAGTCACGCTTGCTTGACAATGCATGCATGCAAAAAGACATGCATTTGATGCAGGCGTGAATAACCAAGTCAACATATCAACCATCAAATACCTTCCTTGCTTACTCTTCCCTTCCCATACCTTCCTTGCTTATAGTACTTTTTCAAGTAGAAATCCATAGTCAAAATAAGAAGGCTACAATCCAAGTTGACTGAGAAAGGTTTCCTTGCCGTATAAGACAAAGACATCTCTAATTTGGATTATATCCATGTGTTATGCCAATATATGCGCACTTGCAAGCCATTTTCTAGCAAATCTCCATCTTTGACTTGAATTGTATCAAGCTTCACAAACGAAACACCTCCATCACCTCCATCAAAGTCCTAAGGGGCTATCTCAAATTGCAAACCCAAATCAAGTCAAAACAGGAATATGAATCAACATCTAACAAATCCCCACCTTGACTTAAATTCCACCTAATCTTTGAAACCATGTCAAAATTAGGAATTTCTCCTAAATCCAAATAAGAATAATCACAAATTGCATCAAGCTCTACATCAATTATCCGCGTTGGAGGGATTTGCAAACCaccaaatttaatcaaattccTCTTCACCTTGCAGAGACTTCTCTTAGGTCACAAATGCCTAAGCCCAACCAAAATACCAAAGTGTAAATCACCTCAAACCACTTCCAATTACGCCAATAGGCTCCAAATCCACCCAAAGATGGTAACAAACATTAGCATTTGGGTTTGTAAAACTCCGGAAATGCGATTTTacccaaacaacaaaaaacatgCTACATCCGGATTGCTATACTTAAGACAATTTACAATCTTGCTAAACTCTTGTAAAGTTTATTGTAGCAActtctacttttttattttttatttttattttttattggtctctctctctctgtctctctctcggATTGGATTGGAGATTTGCGTTTGTGGTGTAAATGTTTTTAGTTCATGCACAATTTTAGCTTTTCAACCTTTAAAATCACACAGATTTGACTGTGTAAAGTTATGCATCTATGCTTCATCTTCTATTTTAACTAAAGGAATCATGTAAATTTAAACGATTACTATAGCTgtgtattttcatttttcattcattctttgTATTTGTTGAGAATGAAGGGAGAGAATGGACAGTGATTGTGACGTGTGAAGAGAGAaacataattaatatatatataaaaagtaggtTCTTACGCTAAATTACACAAAAATTTACATGGGAATTCACTTATTTTAGAGAGCTAAAGTCACACTTTCTTGACAATATTCGCAAAAAGGAAATGCATATTTAGTGCTAGAGTAAATAACAATTCAACTAGTCAAACATCAAATACCAGACttgttttcataaaataaaaaaaaagttatacctGCCTTGCTTTACTCATTCATATGAGTACTATTCTATTTGCCTTTACTTTTTCAAGTTGAATTccatagttaaaaaaaaaagaaaaaaggctacAATCCAAGTTGACTGAGACTTTCCTAGCCATATAGGACAGATTCATCTTTTAATAAGTTGGGTTAATATTCCTATATGATGCCAAATCTATGTGCAATTGATGCACTCGATTCAAGCCAATTTTTAACACGTTTTCAAGCATATATGACTGCAATAGCAAAGGAAGAGAAAGGAACCCATATAGCCGTATCAATTGGAAGTaataaaaccaataacaaagaaaccaaaaattcaaagtaaagaaaaagtaaacataCCGCTCCAGATGATGACTGTAAGGCTTTTACGCAACCATTTTTCTGACAATCACATGGTATCCAGAACAAATCACTGCCTGTGTCTAACGCCACCAAGAATGATAAACTTGGATTCCCCAAAGAAACATTCGCATAATGCAAACTGAAAACATCAACAaacatagaaaaaaataaataaattaaccaaataatataataaagtcGGTACACCTAACCTAATTGAAACGAAACAGTTTGGTCAccaagaaaattataaaatatatatatatatatatatatatatatatatatatataaataatatacactcaagaaaaaaaagagcaaaaagaaagaagaatcaCAAAAAAGTTTATAACTTTTACTTGGCCACTAAAATACAGAAACCAAATAATATCTCCCatcagaaaataaaaagaaaccaaaaaatatcCAATCATTATCAAAGCTCACAAAAATACACCAAAGATATATATACagttaaaagattaaaaaaaaaaaaaaactccttttctttctcaaaaaccaaaaaaatatcatatcaaaacacacacatatatagacacacactaaaaacatatatttga
It encodes:
- the LOC142623413 gene encoding pre-rRNA-processing protein esf1-like; amino-acid sequence: MTSKKKNNKKPKLNKDSDASPTAQDSNNNGGGKKIITDARFASVHSDPRFQNVPRHKSKVAIDSRFDRMFKDKSFASSSAPLDKRGKRKQRNQESHLRHYYKIEEEEEEEEKEEEEKKEISSSSDEEEEEEDEKVVEDSRFGKLESETESESEEDSENGELEVSTTDSDDTDEDDEVVYEEEAEEDPLMQENIPEIEKETHRLAVVNMDWKYVKAVDLYVVLSSFLPKGGQILSVAVYPSEFGLQRMNEEAVRGPIGFFKDENEKNEDQDDDKLDSEDDDEIDNEKLRAYEINRLRYYYAVVECDSSATADYLYKSCDGTEFERSSNKLDLRFIPDSMEFKHPPRDVANEVPADYEGLDFQTKALQQSRVQLSWDEDEPDRVKTLKRKFNADQLAQLELKEFLASDEGESDDGDGESNDDDKKDKKRDMYRALVQSGDGSDGDGDGDGEEDGQDMEVTFNTGLEDISKRILEKKDKNSETVWEAYLRKRREKKQARKNKSKYSSDDDSSDSDTDQHAPEQPDDFFVEEPSVKRSKKEAGGKSDKERLNQNMDKEAEASQAELELLLADDKGTETGLKGYSLKPKKAKGKKGKEVPDEDKLPSVNYDDPRFSALFTSPLYALDPTDPHFKRSVAYARQVAQRQQNKQGLVETEHLELPTTSRLPSDEPPKKEKHELSSLVKSIKMKSKPFQLPSDGKMSKKSGKLQSAGKVEKELQHDLSTLVRSVKNKSKNLKK
- the LOC142623414 gene encoding aspartyl protease family protein 1-like, coding for MARAWTTPTTMTCCTYYYRIIMLLMVLLSSWRSCDGLGTFGYGIHHRFSDPVKGILGVDELPEKGSVDYYVAMAHRDRIIRGRHLASIKDQSPLAFSGGNDTYLLNSLGFLHYANVSLGNPSLSFLVALDTGSDLFWIPCDCQKNGCVKALQSSSGAVLNLNIYSPNNSSTSGVIPCNSTFCKQSQCSSASANCGYKVEYLSNNTSSTGIFVEDLLHLIRDDNQSQAVDAKITFGCGQLQTGTFLDGAAPNGLFGLGMDNISVPSTLARLGLASNSFSMCFGPDGMGRIKFGDNGSSDQRKTPFNIRSTHPTYNISITQTTVGKNVSALEFSAIFDSGTSFTSLKDPAYTFISESFNSQVPERRHPSDSQIPFEYCYDLSVNQTSYVIPDINLTMKGGDQYSLTDPTAVIQIPQGGYVYCLALLKSEDINIIGQNFMTGYNIVFDREKNVLGWKASNCYDDENFSTLPISPSHSPAHSPAAVDPEATANSGTNSDPSVSPPSSYSPKLKPFHYTLAMLLLSFLAIV